Proteins encoded in a region of the Frondihabitans sp. 762G35 genome:
- a CDS encoding aldo/keto reductase, whose product MNSPFSPYVADDDRYSKLPYDRVGRSGLRLPRISLGFWNNFGTDRALETQRDIVLRAFDRGVTHFDLANNYGPPYGSAERQFGRIFHENLRPYRNELVISSKAGYDMWPGPYGDGGSRKYLLSSLDDSLARLGLDYVDVFYSHRPDPETPIEETMGALATAVRQGKALYAGISNYGPAETEAAIEALAAEGVPLLIHQPRYNLFDRRPEQGLFDTLETRGIGAIVFSPLAGGLLTGRYLDGHAPAGSRAAEGRWMTEGNLDETYLTRARALNDIAAARGQSLAQLALLWVLRQKAVTSALIGASSVAQLDDSLDALHGDALSSDELAAIEPLAVDGTGSGR is encoded by the coding sequence GTGAACTCCCCCTTCTCGCCCTACGTGGCCGACGACGACCGCTACTCGAAGCTCCCCTACGACCGGGTGGGCCGGAGCGGCCTCCGCCTCCCCCGCATCTCGCTCGGCTTCTGGAACAACTTCGGGACCGACCGCGCCCTCGAGACGCAGCGCGACATCGTGCTCCGCGCCTTCGACCGAGGCGTCACCCACTTCGACCTCGCGAACAACTACGGTCCGCCCTACGGCTCCGCCGAGCGGCAGTTCGGTCGGATCTTCCACGAGAACCTCCGCCCGTACCGCAACGAGCTCGTGATCTCGTCGAAGGCCGGCTACGACATGTGGCCCGGTCCGTACGGCGACGGCGGCTCCAGGAAGTACCTCCTGTCGTCGCTCGACGACAGCCTCGCGCGCCTCGGGCTCGACTACGTCGACGTCTTCTACTCGCACCGGCCGGACCCGGAGACCCCGATCGAGGAGACGATGGGCGCCCTCGCGACGGCCGTGCGCCAGGGCAAGGCCCTCTACGCCGGCATCTCGAACTACGGCCCGGCCGAGACCGAGGCCGCCATCGAGGCGCTCGCCGCCGAGGGTGTTCCGCTGCTGATCCATCAGCCGCGCTACAACCTGTTCGACCGGCGCCCCGAGCAGGGCCTGTTCGACACGCTGGAGACCCGCGGGATCGGTGCGATCGTCTTCTCGCCGCTCGCCGGCGGCCTCCTCACGGGTCGCTACCTCGACGGCCACGCGCCGGCCGGATCGCGCGCCGCGGAGGGCCGCTGGATGACGGAGGGCAACCTCGACGAGACCTACCTCACCCGTGCCCGCGCCCTGAACGACATCGCCGCGGCCCGCGGTCAGTCGCTCGCGCAGCTCGCGCTCCTCTGGGTGCTTCGGCAGAAGGCCGTGACGTCCGCGCTCATCGGCGCGTCCAGTGTCGCGCAGCTCGACGACAGCCTCGACGCGCTGCACGGCGACGCCCTCAGCTCCGACGAGCTGGCGGCCATCGAGCCGCTCGCCGTCGACGGGACCGGTTCCGGTCGCTGA
- a CDS encoding Lrp/AsnC family transcriptional regulator, producing MLDSTDRRLLLALERNPRTPVALLADLLGLARGTVQHRLERLSADRSLRAHSTRVRPSELGLPLRAVVTATILQSERDRTMRGLGEIPQVVECLAVTGSDDLLCHVVARDTQHLHAISQAILSVPGIQRTSTSVVLEEPIEYRIAQLL from the coding sequence ATGCTCGACTCCACCGACCGCCGTCTCCTCCTCGCCCTCGAGAGGAACCCGCGGACCCCTGTCGCCCTGCTCGCCGACCTGCTCGGCCTGGCCCGCGGGACCGTGCAGCACCGCCTGGAGCGACTGTCCGCCGACCGATCGCTGCGCGCGCACTCCACTCGGGTGCGCCCTTCGGAACTGGGACTGCCGCTCCGGGCGGTGGTGACCGCCACCATCCTGCAGTCCGAGAGGGACCGCACCATGAGAGGTCTCGGCGAGATCCCGCAGGTGGTGGAGTGCCTCGCCGTGACGGGTTCGGACGACCTGCTCTGCCACGTCGTCGCGCGCGACACCCAGCACCTTCACGCGATCAGCCAGGCGATCCTCTCGGTGCCGGGGATCCAGCGGACCTCGACCTCGGTCGTGCTGGAGGAGCCGATCGAGTACCGGATCGCCCAGCTCCTCTGA
- a CDS encoding ArnT family glycosyltransferase: MSTTTYPTAPPQTATEQSTGGSRASGFLRRLAVGRADAPRWERPALWGLVVLSAFVYIWDLAVSGYANAFYSAAVQAGSTNWEAFFFGSSDAANSITVDKPPASLWVMELSVRLFGLSSWSILLPEALMGVATVFLVYVIVRRHFSAVTALAAGLAMMLTPVAVLMFRFNNPDAMLLLLMTLSVYLTQRGIESGRIRWVVWAGVVVGFGFLTKQLQGFVILPALAGVYFLASPVKVGKRLLHLLAAFGGVVVGAGWWVAIVTLVPASMRPYIGGSQNNSFLELTFGYNGFGRLTGNETGSVTGGGGTAGAGSWGSTGLTRLFSSEIGGQISWFIPAALIVLVGALVVIGRRPRTDLRRATLLLFASWFVVTALVFSFAGGIFHPYYTVALAAPLAGTIAIGFSTLWTARAAWWPRIVMAVAVLATAGWGWVLLDRSPTWLPWLKVVVAIVSVLAAALLLLPPLADRLGRRRASGVAATTVALLVIGGLAAPAAYSVETVTTAHTGSIPSAGPTVAGGRGGFGGGGAGRGGFARPGGTGAGTGTVPGGAGFPAGGTLPGGTAPGGTAAGGTGTTTGGFPGRGGAGGGGFGGLFGGGGTVSASLRALLLTDSSDYTWVAATIGSDTAASYQLATQKSVMPIGGFNGSDPSPTLAQFKAYVAAGKIHYFIGGSVGRSNGGSDTSSQISAWVKANYTAKTVGSVTVYDLSD, from the coding sequence ATGAGCACGACCACCTACCCGACGGCCCCGCCGCAGACGGCCACCGAGCAGTCGACGGGCGGATCCCGGGCGTCCGGCTTCCTCCGAAGGCTCGCCGTGGGCCGCGCCGACGCCCCGCGCTGGGAGCGACCCGCCCTCTGGGGACTCGTCGTCCTCTCCGCCTTCGTCTACATCTGGGACCTCGCCGTCTCCGGCTACGCCAACGCGTTCTACTCGGCGGCCGTCCAGGCGGGCTCGACCAACTGGGAGGCCTTCTTCTTCGGCTCCTCCGACGCGGCCAACTCCATCACCGTCGACAAGCCCCCGGCCTCGCTCTGGGTGATGGAGCTGTCCGTCCGCCTCTTCGGGCTCTCGTCCTGGAGCATCCTGCTGCCCGAGGCCCTGATGGGCGTCGCCACCGTGTTCCTCGTCTACGTGATCGTCCGACGGCACTTCTCCGCCGTCACGGCGCTCGCCGCGGGGCTCGCGATGATGCTCACGCCGGTCGCCGTGCTGATGTTCCGCTTCAACAACCCGGACGCGATGCTCCTGCTGCTGATGACGCTCTCCGTCTACCTGACCCAGCGCGGCATCGAGTCGGGCAGGATCCGCTGGGTCGTCTGGGCGGGCGTCGTCGTCGGCTTCGGGTTCCTCACGAAGCAGCTCCAGGGCTTCGTCATCCTGCCGGCGCTCGCGGGCGTCTACTTCCTGGCGTCGCCCGTGAAGGTGGGCAAGCGTCTCCTGCACCTCCTCGCCGCGTTCGGGGGCGTCGTCGTCGGTGCCGGCTGGTGGGTGGCTATAGTCACCCTCGTCCCGGCCTCCATGCGCCCCTACATCGGCGGCTCGCAGAACAACAGCTTCCTCGAACTCACCTTCGGCTACAACGGCTTCGGACGCCTCACGGGCAACGAGACCGGCAGCGTCACCGGGGGCGGAGGGACGGCGGGCGCAGGATCCTGGGGCTCCACGGGGCTCACCCGCCTGTTCTCCAGCGAGATCGGCGGCCAGATCTCGTGGTTCATCCCCGCCGCGCTGATCGTCCTCGTCGGCGCGCTCGTCGTGATCGGACGACGCCCCCGCACCGACCTCCGGCGGGCGACCCTGCTCCTCTTCGCCTCCTGGTTCGTCGTCACGGCCCTCGTCTTCAGCTTCGCCGGCGGCATCTTCCACCCGTACTACACGGTGGCGCTCGCGGCACCGTTGGCCGGGACGATCGCCATCGGCTTCTCGACGCTCTGGACCGCCCGCGCGGCGTGGTGGCCCCGCATCGTCATGGCCGTGGCCGTGCTCGCGACCGCAGGATGGGGCTGGGTCCTCCTCGACCGCTCGCCCACCTGGCTCCCGTGGCTGAAGGTCGTGGTCGCGATCGTGAGCGTCCTGGCCGCGGCCCTCCTGCTCCTGCCGCCGCTCGCGGACCGGCTGGGCCGGCGACGTGCGTCGGGTGTCGCCGCGACGACCGTGGCGCTGCTCGTGATCGGCGGGCTCGCGGCTCCGGCGGCGTACTCCGTCGAGACCGTGACGACGGCGCACACGGGGTCGATCCCGTCGGCCGGGCCGACCGTGGCCGGTGGCCGGGGCGGGTTCGGCGGCGGGGGAGCGGGCCGCGGCGGTTTCGCCCGGCCGGGTGGGACGGGTGCCGGGACGGGCACCGTGCCGGGCGGTGCGGGCTTCCCCGCCGGAGGCACGCTTCCCGGTGGCACGGCTCCCGGTGGCACTGCCGCTGGCGGCACCGGGACGACGACGGGCGGCTTCCCGGGACGCGGCGGCGCAGGAGGCGGCGGCTTCGGCGGTCTCTTCGGCGGCGGCGGCACGGTCAGCGCCTCGCTCAGGGCCCTCCTGCTCACCGACTCGAGCGACTACACGTGGGTCGCGGCGACGATCGGCTCCGACACCGCGGCGAGCTACCAGCTCGCCACACAGAAGTCGGTCATGCCGATCGGCGGCTTCAACGGCAGCGACCCGTCGCCCACGCTCGCCCAGTTCAAGGCCTACGTCGCGGCGGGCAAGATCCACTACTTCATCGGCGGATCGGTCGGCCGGTCCAACGGCGGCAGCGACACGTCGTCGCAGATCTCCGCCTGGGTCAAGGCCAACTACACGGCCAAGACCGTCGGGAGCGTCACGGTCTACGATCTGTCCGACTGA
- a CDS encoding LacI family DNA-binding transcriptional regulator, which translates to MPRERSLRRRATIHDVAAEAGISRGTVSRVLNNEPYVSEGARRAVEAAVAKVGYVRNSAARNLVTQKSRAVALIVHEPHSLVLDDPNIGNILIGTNAVLSEADHQMVTLIVDSQRDSDRVVEYLRGGFVDGAIILSARTGDSISEAIAELRLPASFVGHPPDAPDIPYIGIDNRAAAESIVTRLVETGRRRIGMLATGLDRDSGQDRLAGFRAALGDRFDGDLVVRHPFYSYGAGVEGMTELLERAPDVDGVFAASDAVAAGAMDVLHRRGIRIPEDIGIVGFDDSSWALRCVPPLSTVRQPAETLGRRAAEQVLSQLAGVAATEPGILLSTEIVWRDSA; encoded by the coding sequence ATGCCCCGTGAGCGCTCCCTTCGACGCCGGGCGACGATCCACGACGTCGCCGCCGAGGCGGGCATCTCGCGCGGAACCGTGTCGCGCGTCCTGAACAACGAGCCGTATGTGTCCGAGGGCGCCAGGCGGGCGGTCGAGGCGGCCGTCGCCAAGGTCGGCTACGTGCGCAACTCGGCGGCGCGCAACCTCGTGACGCAGAAGTCCCGCGCGGTCGCCCTCATCGTGCACGAGCCGCACTCGCTCGTCCTCGACGACCCCAACATCGGGAACATCCTTATCGGCACGAACGCCGTCCTCAGCGAAGCCGACCACCAGATGGTCACGCTCATCGTCGACTCGCAGCGCGACAGCGACCGGGTCGTCGAGTACCTCCGCGGGGGCTTCGTCGACGGTGCGATCATCCTCTCGGCCAGGACCGGCGACTCCATCTCCGAGGCGATCGCCGAACTCCGCCTCCCCGCCTCCTTCGTCGGCCACCCGCCCGACGCCCCCGACATCCCCTACATCGGCATCGACAACCGCGCCGCCGCCGAGAGCATCGTCACCCGGCTCGTCGAGACGGGCCGCCGCCGGATCGGGATGCTCGCGACCGGCCTCGACCGCGACTCCGGCCAGGACCGCCTCGCGGGCTTCCGCGCGGCCCTCGGCGACCGGTTCGACGGAGACCTGGTCGTCCGCCACCCCTTCTACAGCTACGGCGCGGGCGTCGAGGGCATGACGGAGCTCCTCGAGCGGGCGCCCGACGTCGACGGCGTCTTCGCGGCGTCCGACGCGGTCGCCGCCGGGGCGATGGACGTCCTGCACCGTCGCGGCATCCGCATCCCGGAGGACATCGGCATCGTCGGATTCGACGACAGCTCGTGGGCTCTCCGCTGCGTGCCCCCGCTGTCGACGGTGCGGCAGCCGGCGGAGACCCTCGGTCGCCGTGCGGCCGAACAGGTGCTGAGCCAGCTCGCGGGGGTCGCGGCCACGGAGCCGGGCATCCTGCTCTCGACCGAGATCGTCTGGCGCGACTCCGCCTGA
- a CDS encoding beta-galactosidase — MLLQTQPKETALGLGLDGLLFGCDYNPEQWSPETWREDVALMRQAGVNLVAINVFGWSHVEPRPGEFDFSGLDEVVDLLHANGIGVNLGTGTSSPPPWLTTLHPEVLPVTADGTTRWPGGRQAYCPSSPVFRERALALVRATAERYGAHPAVRLWHVSNELGCHNALCYCDVSAASFRRWLENRYGTIEALNEAWGTAFWSQRYSAWAEILPPRATLSFINPTQTIDFHRFSSDEILDHYRAEAATIRETSAIPVTTNFMVTAHIKNQDYWTWAADMDVIANDHYLDHRLERPHVELAFAADATRGLAGGAPWLLMEHSTSAVNWQPRNIAKAPGEMLRNTMSHVARGADGTCFFQWRASLKGTEKFHSALLPHAGTRSKVWKEVVELGALAGRLGELRGSTIDATVALVFSWESWWAGDLEAHPTTDFSYIAQVHAAYEALWDLGVTVDVVAPGAPLDGYSLVVVPSLYLVSDSDAKVVTDFVDAGGHAVVTFFSGIVDETDGVRPGGYPGAFRRMLGVTVDEFAPLAVGSSVALSDGSRGTLWSEPVELVGAEAVVSYASGPLAGRPAVTRATAGAGTAWYLSTVLEPDSLIALLTRVADEAGVLPVAAPGTGVEVVRRRDSQNEWVFLLNHTDETVHHDVSGFDLVTEQPVSGRVALAPGGTQIIRQDRKAS; from the coding sequence GTGCTACTCCAGACCCAGCCGAAAGAGACCGCCCTCGGTCTCGGCCTCGACGGCCTCCTCTTCGGCTGCGACTACAACCCGGAGCAGTGGTCTCCCGAGACCTGGCGCGAGGACGTCGCGCTGATGCGCCAGGCCGGCGTCAACCTCGTCGCCATCAACGTCTTCGGCTGGTCGCACGTCGAGCCCCGCCCGGGCGAGTTCGACTTCTCGGGGCTCGACGAGGTCGTCGACCTGCTCCACGCCAACGGCATCGGGGTCAATCTCGGCACCGGCACCTCGTCCCCGCCGCCGTGGCTCACGACCCTCCACCCCGAGGTGCTCCCGGTCACGGCCGACGGCACGACCCGCTGGCCCGGCGGACGCCAGGCGTACTGCCCGAGCTCGCCGGTCTTCCGGGAGCGGGCCCTCGCGCTCGTCCGCGCGACCGCGGAACGCTACGGCGCGCATCCTGCGGTCCGCCTCTGGCACGTCTCGAACGAGCTCGGCTGCCACAACGCGCTCTGCTACTGCGACGTCTCGGCCGCGTCGTTCCGACGGTGGCTGGAGAACCGCTACGGCACGATCGAGGCGCTCAACGAGGCGTGGGGCACGGCGTTCTGGAGCCAGCGCTACTCCGCGTGGGCCGAGATCCTGCCGCCTCGCGCGACGCTGTCGTTCATCAACCCGACGCAGACCATCGACTTCCACCGCTTCTCCTCCGACGAGATCCTCGACCACTACCGGGCCGAGGCGGCGACGATCCGCGAGACGAGCGCGATCCCCGTCACGACGAACTTCATGGTGACCGCGCACATCAAGAACCAGGACTACTGGACCTGGGCCGCCGACATGGACGTCATCGCGAACGACCACTACCTCGACCACCGGCTCGAACGCCCCCACGTCGAGCTCGCCTTCGCGGCGGACGCGACCCGCGGCCTCGCGGGCGGTGCGCCGTGGCTGCTGATGGAGCACTCCACGAGCGCCGTCAACTGGCAGCCCCGCAACATCGCCAAGGCACCCGGCGAGATGCTGCGGAACACCATGTCGCACGTCGCCCGCGGGGCGGACGGCACGTGCTTCTTTCAATGGCGCGCGTCGCTCAAGGGCACCGAGAAGTTCCACTCCGCTCTCCTGCCGCACGCCGGCACCCGCTCGAAGGTCTGGAAGGAGGTCGTCGAGCTCGGCGCCCTCGCGGGCCGGCTCGGCGAACTCCGCGGTTCCACCATCGACGCCACGGTCGCCCTCGTCTTCAGCTGGGAGTCGTGGTGGGCCGGCGACCTCGAGGCGCACCCGACCACCGACTTCTCCTACATCGCCCAGGTCCACGCGGCCTACGAGGCCCTCTGGGACCTCGGCGTCACCGTCGACGTGGTCGCGCCCGGCGCTCCCCTCGACGGCTACTCTCTCGTCGTCGTCCCGAGCCTCTACCTCGTCTCCGACAGCGACGCGAAGGTGGTCACGGACTTCGTCGACGCGGGCGGCCACGCCGTCGTCACCTTCTTCAGCGGCATCGTCGACGAGACCGACGGCGTCCGCCCCGGCGGCTATCCGGGCGCCTTCCGCAGGATGCTCGGGGTCACCGTGGACGAGTTCGCCCCGCTCGCCGTCGGCTCGTCGGTCGCCCTGTCCGACGGCAGCCGCGGCACGCTCTGGTCCGAGCCAGTCGAGCTGGTCGGCGCCGAGGCCGTGGTGAGCTACGCGTCCGGCCCGCTCGCGGGTCGACCGGCCGTCACTCGGGCGACGGCGGGAGCCGGGACCGCCTGGTACCTGTCGACCGTCCTCGAGCCCGACTCGCTCATCGCCCTGCTCACCCGCGTCGCCGACGAGGCCGGCGTGCTCCCCGTGGCCGCGCCCGGGACCGGCGTCGAGGTCGTGCGACGCCGCGACTCGCAGAACGAGTGGGTGTTCCTGCTCAACCACACCGACGAGACCGTCCACCACGACGTCTCGGGCTTCGACCTCGTCACGGAGCAGCCCGTCTCGGGCCGCGTCGCCCTCGCCCCCGGGGGCACCCAGATCATCCGCCAGGACAGGAAGGCATCATGA
- a CDS encoding alpha-keto acid decarboxylase family protein, translating into MTSASRRTLPDIVTVGQYLAHRLLEVGGPHVFGLPGDFNLTLLDEMLTVEGVEWVGNTNELNAAYAADAYARTSRGVAALVTTYGVGELSAINGIAGSFAEDVPVVQITGMPTSAARTAGALSHHTLVDGDYDHFVRAYREVTVASAVLRPADASRDIDRVLRAALDESKPVYLGIPMDVAAAPVSSAPLRHPLRPSPSDAVALADFATALTDVLAGQERVTVLAGPRIHRRRAEHLLERIADHPGVRVATQASAKSMLPETHPASLGIYLGQMTPSETTRRAIDEAPVVILAGTVLSDVLTGFYSQGFDLHAGVELGILQARVGQVTFHDVRLEDSLRIVDEVVSGLDLGPVPVTEETWPFRAPLPARVAGSALTQRELWTTVQEWLPVDTIAIADAGTAMYGALELQMPRGTDLLASPIWSSIGYTLPATLGTSLASERRSVLFIGDGAAQLTAQELATILHRGLAPIVVLINNDGYTIERVIQSPAAVYQGITRWNWSALPAALAPGVPVLTSQVTTVEELRAALEAASAATDRLVLIEAHLDPNDAPPLLAALGRLAGGAAESE; encoded by the coding sequence ATGACGAGCGCATCCCGACGGACCCTCCCCGACATCGTGACGGTGGGCCAGTACCTCGCCCATCGCCTGCTGGAGGTCGGTGGTCCGCACGTCTTCGGCCTCCCGGGCGACTTCAATCTGACTCTCCTCGACGAGATGCTCACGGTCGAGGGCGTCGAATGGGTCGGCAACACGAACGAGCTCAACGCCGCGTACGCCGCCGACGCCTACGCCCGCACCTCGCGGGGCGTCGCGGCCCTCGTCACGACCTACGGCGTCGGGGAGCTCTCGGCCATCAACGGCATCGCGGGGAGTTTCGCGGAGGACGTCCCGGTCGTGCAGATCACCGGCATGCCGACCTCGGCGGCCCGCACCGCCGGCGCGCTCTCGCACCACACCCTCGTCGACGGCGACTACGACCATTTCGTCCGGGCCTACCGCGAGGTCACCGTGGCGAGCGCCGTCCTCCGCCCGGCCGACGCCTCCCGCGACATCGACCGGGTGCTCCGCGCGGCGCTCGACGAGTCGAAGCCGGTCTACCTCGGCATCCCGATGGACGTCGCCGCCGCGCCCGTGTCGTCGGCGCCGCTGCGGCATCCGCTCCGTCCCTCGCCGAGCGACGCCGTCGCGCTCGCCGACTTCGCGACCGCGCTGACCGACGTGCTGGCCGGGCAGGAGCGGGTCACCGTCCTGGCAGGGCCGCGGATCCACCGCCGTCGGGCCGAACACCTGCTGGAGCGCATCGCGGACCACCCGGGCGTGCGGGTCGCCACCCAGGCGAGCGCCAAGTCGATGCTGCCGGAGACGCACCCGGCGAGCCTCGGCATCTACCTGGGGCAGATGACCCCGTCCGAGACGACGCGTCGCGCCATCGACGAGGCCCCCGTCGTGATCCTGGCGGGGACCGTCCTGAGTGACGTGCTGACGGGCTTCTACAGCCAGGGCTTCGATCTCCACGCGGGCGTCGAGCTGGGCATCCTGCAGGCCCGTGTCGGCCAGGTGACGTTCCACGACGTGCGCCTGGAGGACAGCCTGCGCATCGTCGACGAGGTCGTCTCGGGGCTCGACCTGGGCCCGGTGCCCGTGACGGAGGAGACCTGGCCGTTCCGGGCGCCGCTGCCCGCGCGGGTCGCAGGATCGGCGCTGACGCAGCGCGAGCTCTGGACCACCGTGCAGGAGTGGCTCCCCGTCGACACGATCGCGATCGCCGACGCCGGGACCGCCATGTACGGCGCCCTCGAGCTGCAGATGCCGCGCGGCACCGACCTCCTCGCCTCGCCGATCTGGTCGTCGATCGGCTACACCCTCCCCGCGACGCTGGGGACGAGCCTGGCGTCGGAGCGGCGGAGCGTCCTCTTCATCGGCGACGGGGCCGCGCAGTTGACGGCGCAGGAGCTGGCCACGATCCTCCACCGCGGTCTCGCGCCGATAGTCGTGCTCATCAACAACGACGGCTACACCATCGAGCGGGTGATCCAGAGTCCCGCGGCGGTCTACCAGGGGATCACGCGCTGGAACTGGTCGGCGCTGCCTGCCGCCCTGGCGCCCGGTGTGCCGGTGCTCACGTCGCAGGTGACGACGGTCGAGGAGCTCCGCGCAGCCCTCGAGGCGGCGTCCGCGGCGACCGACCGGCTCGTGCTCATCGAGGCGCACCTCGACCCGAACGACGCGCCGCCCCTCCTGGCCGCGCTGGGGCGGCTCGCCGGAGGGGCGGCGGAGTCCGAGTAA
- a CDS encoding ABC transporter ATP-binding protein codes for MVIPGESGIEVSNLTKTYKSKTVVDDVSFAAERGQITALLGPNGSGKSTTMRMMLDLAPPTSGRATFCGTPYRDLPHPGTHVGVSLDASAQHEGRSVWETARLAGLMLRVPRTTVRDHLEAVGLSTVHRRRVGALSLGMRQRLGLALALLGSPACLVLDEPGNGLDPEGMRWLSDHLLSFARDGGAVILSSHHLREIEVIADHAVILDRGRVSYDGPSRLSGTTTHVDSLDNVRLASALERRGITTHQAANGLNIDAEAEVVGAVALTEQIVVTHLSSVSTRLESFFLETTSGEFSGTAARSDASPEERLR; via the coding sequence GTGGTGATCCCGGGCGAAAGTGGAATCGAAGTGTCGAACCTGACGAAGACCTACAAGTCCAAAACAGTGGTCGACGACGTCTCTTTCGCGGCTGAGCGCGGGCAGATCACCGCGCTGCTCGGCCCGAACGGTTCCGGTAAGTCGACGACGATGCGGATGATGCTCGACCTCGCGCCTCCCACATCAGGGCGCGCCACGTTCTGCGGCACCCCCTACAGGGATCTGCCCCATCCTGGAACGCATGTCGGCGTATCCCTCGACGCTTCGGCCCAACATGAAGGTCGCTCCGTCTGGGAGACCGCCCGGCTCGCAGGACTCATGCTTCGCGTTCCACGCACCACGGTCCGCGACCACCTCGAGGCGGTGGGCCTCAGCACGGTTCACCGTCGCAGAGTCGGCGCGCTGTCGTTGGGGATGCGGCAACGCCTCGGCCTCGCCCTTGCACTTCTCGGATCACCCGCGTGCCTTGTCCTCGACGAACCCGGCAACGGGCTCGACCCGGAAGGGATGCGATGGCTCTCCGACCACCTCCTCTCCTTCGCTCGAGACGGGGGCGCCGTGATCCTCTCCAGCCACCACCTGCGCGAGATCGAAGTGATAGCCGACCACGCCGTCATCCTCGACCGCGGCCGAGTCTCCTACGACGGCCCCTCCCGACTCTCCGGCACGACCACGCACGTCGACTCGCTCGACAATGTCCGCTTGGCCAGCGCCCTCGAACGCAGAGGCATCACCACTCACCAGGCCGCGAACGGCCTGAACATCGACGCCGAGGCGGAAGTCGTCGGAGCCGTCGCTCTCACCGAGCAGATCGTCGTGACCCACCTCAGCTCCGTATCGACGCGGCTGGAGAGCTTCTTCCTCGAAACGACCTCCGGCGAGTTCTCCGGTACCGCAGCGCGATCAGATGCGTCGCCGGAAGAACGTCTCCGATGA
- a CDS encoding bifunctional glycosyltransferase family 2/GtrA family protein, which produces MPEQTDTLDLDIVVPVYNEQATLRSSITALHAFLTRSMRETWRITIADNASTDATGALGDALSVELPGVVAVHLPEKGRGRALKQVWSDSTARVLVYLDEDLSTDLSALGPLVAPLLSGHSDLAIGTRLTRSSRVTRGGKREFISRTYNLLLRQAMGVSFSDAQCGFKAIRGDVAQRLLPLVEDTGWFFDTELLILAERSGLRIHEVPVDWIDDPQSSVDIVATATADLRGMVRVATGIARGRIPVGALYDEIGRHPYAPPRPPTFFGQVVRFGAVGVLSTAAYALIYLLLQQVMTAQAANFLALLITAVGNTAANRRFTFGVRGGSGVVRHQAQGLIVFGIAWVITAGSLAGMHQVNHSPGVHLELVVLTVANLVATVVRFVLLRLWVFRRHARPAAAEPRAGTDRPSSPDTSEILTKATTR; this is translated from the coding sequence ATGCCCGAACAGACCGACACCCTCGACCTCGACATCGTCGTGCCCGTCTACAACGAACAGGCCACGCTGCGCTCGAGCATCACCGCCCTCCACGCGTTCCTCACGCGGTCGATGCGCGAGACCTGGCGCATCACGATCGCCGACAACGCCTCCACCGACGCCACCGGCGCCCTCGGGGACGCCCTCTCCGTCGAACTGCCCGGCGTCGTCGCCGTCCACCTGCCCGAGAAGGGCCGGGGCCGCGCTCTCAAGCAGGTGTGGTCCGACTCGACGGCCCGCGTGCTCGTCTACCTCGACGAGGACCTCTCGACGGACCTCTCCGCGCTGGGCCCGCTCGTCGCGCCGCTCCTCTCCGGCCACTCCGACCTGGCCATCGGCACCCGGCTCACCCGGTCGTCTCGCGTCACGCGCGGCGGCAAGCGGGAGTTCATCTCGCGCACCTACAACCTGCTGCTCCGGCAGGCGATGGGGGTGTCTTTCAGCGACGCGCAGTGCGGGTTCAAGGCCATCCGGGGGGACGTCGCCCAGCGGCTCCTGCCGCTCGTCGAGGACACCGGCTGGTTCTTCGACACCGAGCTCCTGATCCTCGCCGAGCGCTCGGGCCTCCGGATCCACGAGGTGCCGGTCGACTGGATCGACGACCCGCAGTCCTCGGTCGACATCGTCGCGACCGCGACGGCCGACCTCAGGGGCATGGTGCGGGTCGCCACCGGCATCGCCCGCGGCAGGATCCCGGTCGGCGCCCTCTACGACGAGATCGGCCGACACCCCTACGCCCCGCCGCGACCGCCGACGTTCTTCGGCCAGGTCGTCCGCTTCGGGGCCGTCGGCGTCCTGTCCACGGCGGCGTACGCGCTCATCTACCTGCTCCTCCAGCAGGTGATGACCGCCCAGGCCGCCAACTTCCTGGCGCTGCTCATCACGGCCGTCGGGAACACGGCCGCCAACCGGCGCTTCACCTTCGGTGTGCGAGGCGGCTCCGGCGTGGTCAGACACCAGGCGCAGGGCCTCATCGTCTTCGGGATCGCCTGGGTCATCACCGCGGGTTCGCTCGCCGGGATGCACCAGGTGAACCACTCGCCGGGAGTCCACCTGGAGCTCGTCGTGCTCACCGTCGCGAACCTCGTCGCGACCGTCGTCCGCTTCGTCCTCCTGCGCCTCTGGGTGTTCCGCCGTCACGCGCGGCCCGCCGCAGCAGAACCCCGGGCCGGCACCGACCGGCCCTCGTCCCCCGACACGTCCGAGATCCTCACGAAAGCGACCACCCGATGA